One Panthera leo isolate Ple1 chromosome B1, P.leo_Ple1_pat1.1, whole genome shotgun sequence DNA window includes the following coding sequences:
- the LOC122218305 gene encoding small nuclear ribonucleoprotein G-like yields the protein MSKAHPPELKKFMDKKLSLKLNGGRHVQGILRGFDPFMNFVIDECVEMATSGQQNNIGMVVIRGNSIIILEALELV from the coding sequence ATGAGCAAAGCTCACCCTCCCGAGTTGAAAAAATTTATGGACAAGAAATTATCATTGAAATTAAATGGTGGCAGACATGTCCAAGGAATATTGCGGGGGTTCGATCCCTTTATGAATTTTGTGATAGATGAATGTGTGGAGATGGCAACTAGTGGGCAACAGAACAATATTGGAATGGTGGTAATTCGAGGAAATAGTATCATCATATTAGAAGCCTTGGAACTAGTATAA